A stretch of Vigna angularis cultivar LongXiaoDou No.4 chromosome 4, ASM1680809v1, whole genome shotgun sequence DNA encodes these proteins:
- the LOC108343359 gene encoding F-box/kelch-repeat protein At5g42350, whose protein sequence is MFSGRLGADESYCQDLQNLSVSKRLVRSFSHRLKKKNNRSTGEEDDDVNGVSLRCLNLYGRGGGCKVGADTSDDFGDSNSRRRSSASDEGKGYKPICGPEETAVDCFSYGVKDRFWRRHNRKNSELEEFLTNNRMHIFLPDDILEMCLVRLPLTSLMNARLVCKKWRSLTTTPRFLQMRREGSYQSPWLFLFGAVKDGFCSGEIHALDVSLNQWHRIDAHFLRGRFLFSVTGIHDDIFIVGGCSSLTNFGKVDRSSYRTHKGVLVFSPLTKSWRKMPYMKYARSNPILGVSEVSLDFPTCQSHQSRQDRRFPRSRIGGISDVYEDPHKLSLRRHCRSSINETEALSLPSRKAYKFVRQKSDHSSSKGSKRFLLIAVGGLGSWDEPLDSGEIYDSVSNKWTEIPRLPFDFGVARSGIVCGRMFYVYSETDKLAAYDIERGFWIGIQTTPIPPRVHEYYPILVSSSGRLFMFSVSWCEGDGQIGQRNKAVRKLWELDLTYLTWTEASVHPDAPMDWSAVFLSDKNLIFGVEMFKIFGRVLGFFTVCDVSDITKWNHISGNHVTHELDGSSCLTKSVAVLHL, encoded by the coding sequence ATGTTTTCTGGAAGATTGGGGGCAGACGAATCTTATTGTCAAGATTTACAGAATTTGAGTGTGTCAAAGCGACTTGTTAGGAGTTTCAGTCAtaggttgaagaagaagaataacagGAGTACcggggaagaagatgatgatgtgaaTGGAGTTTCTTTAAGATGCTTAAATCTTTATGGACGAGGTGGGGGCTGCAAGGTAGGTGCTGACACCAGTGATGATTTTGGTGATTCAAACAGTAGAAGGAGATCTAGTGCCAGTGACGAGGGAAAGGGATATAAGCCGATTTGTGGCCCTGAAGAAACTGCTGTGGATTGCTTTTCATATGGGGTAAAGGACAGGTTTTGGAGGAGACACAACCGAAAGAATTCAGAGCTTGAAGAATTTTTGACAAACAATAGAATGCATATCTTTCTTCCTGATGATATTCTTGAAATGTGTTTGGTTAGGCTCCCATTGACAAGTCTCATGAATGCCCGACTTGTGTGCAAAAAATGGAGGTCCTTGACCACCACTCCTAGATTTCTCCAAATGAGAAGGGAGGGTTCCTATCAGAGTCCATGGTTATTTCTGTTTGGTGCTGTTAAAGATGGCTTTTGTTCTGGTGAGATACATGCACTGGACGTGTCTCTGAATCAGTGGCACAGGATTGATGCTCATTTTCTCCGAGGAAGGTTTTTGTTCTCTGTTACTGGTATACATGATGATATCTTCATTGTTGGAGGGTGTTCTAGCCTCACTAACTTTGGGAAAGTGGATAGAAGCTCTTACAGGACACACAAAGGGGTTCTTGTTTTTAGTCCATTGACAAAATCTTGGCGTAAAATGCCGTACATGAAATATGCTAGATCAAATCCTATATTAGGAGTCTCTGAGGTCAGTTTGGATTTTCCAACTTGCCAAAGTCATCAAAGCCGGCAGGATAGACGCTTTCCAAGATCAAGGATTGGTGGCATTTCAGATGTTTATGAAGATCCTCACAAGCTTTCACTGAGACGTCACTGCAGATCTTCCATTAATGAGACTGAAGCTTTGTCTTTGCCCAGTCGAAAGGCATACAAATTCGTTAGACAAAAAAGTGACCATTCAAGCTCAAAGGGCAGTAAAAGGTTCTTGTTGATAGCTGTAGGAGGTTTGGGATCCTGGGATGAGCCTCTGGACTCTGGAGAAATCTATGATTCTGTGTCAAATAAATGGACTGAAATCCCAAGATTGCCTTTTGATTTTGGGGTTGCTCGTTCTGGAATTGTTTGTGGCAGGATGTTTTATGTTTATTCTGAAACAGACAAGCTTGCAGCATATGACATAGAACGAGGCTTTTGGATTGGAATTCAAACCACTCCAATCCCGCCTCGTGTACACGAATACTACCCCATACTTGTATCTTCTAGTGGCCGCCTTTTCATGTTTTCCGTGTCCTGGTGTGAAGGGGATGGTCAAATTGGGCAACGAAACAAGGCTGTTAGAAAACTATGGGAGTTGGATCTCACGTATCTTACCTGGACTGAAGCCTCAGTTCATCCTGATGCCCCAATGGACTGGAGTGCTGTTTTTCTGTCGGATAAAAACCTCATTTTTGGGGTAGAGATGTTCAAAATATTTGGTCGGGTGTTAGGTTTTTTCACTGTTTGTGATGTGTCTGATATCACAAAATGGAACCATATTTCAGGGAACCATGTTACTCATGAGCTCGATGGTTCTTCCTGCTTGACCAAATCTGTGGCAGTGCTACACCTTTGA